Genomic window (Spirochaetaceae bacterium):
AAATTGGCCCAAGATAACAAATTTAAATTTGAACAATGGCTTGTCGAGTATATTTTGCGTGGCCATCAAACTAAAAAGACTGGTGATGGCGGGATAGATGGTCATGTAACCTACACCTTGCCCAGTGGTAAAAAGGTACAAGCTATCATCGAAGTGAAAGGCGGAAATATTTCTATGGCACAAATACGGGCTTTTAAAGATAGTATAAGCAAATTTAATGCCGATTTTGGTATTTTTATGGGTTTTACTGGGCAATTCACGAAAGGTATGTACAGCGAAGCCGACAACTTAGGCTATCTTGAGGGTTTCGATTTATTTAACCAAAGACTTAAAAAATTTTGTATTATTACCGTAGAAGATTTATTTATTAATAACTTGCCGGATGCTTTAAAAATGTTTAACATAAATACTACTTACTAAAGGAAATATCAATGTCCGAACTACTCAAAGATATGTACAATCATAAGTCGTTAAGCCAACTGGCTGCCAATATTAAAACGGTTTACAACCTTTTTAAGGCCGAAGAATTTTTAAAATCGACAATGGACGAAAGCTGGGTAAACTTAGAGTTAAAAGCACGTGGCCGCCAAATTTGCCTAAATTTAGGTAAATACTTACCGGCTAACTACCCTGATGCGCTTAAGGTTATCGATGATGTATTAGCCAGCCATAATGATTGGGTAAATGGCTTTTTTGGCGTTATCTTTGCCGATTTTGTCGAGGTTTATGGCCAAGCTGAGGAAAACTGGGATATATCGATGGCGGCTTTGGCAAGGTACACTCAATATGGCTCGGCCGAGTTTGCCGTAAGGCCTTTTATTATTAACTACGAAGAACGTATGCTGGCCCAAATGTTGGCTTGGGCACGGCACGAAAACGAACATATACGCCGTTTGGCCAGCGAAGGCTGCCGTCCGGCCTTACCGTGGGGGCAAGCCCTAACTAAATACAAAAAAGACCCGGCACCCATCTTGCCTATTTTAGAGCAGCTAAAGGCCGACCCGTCGTTATATGTACGCAAAAGTGTGGCCAATAATTTAAACGATATATCTAAAACTCACCCGGCTTTAGTGGCCAAGCTGGCTAAAGAGTGGTACGGCGATAACGAGCGCACCAACTGGATTGTTAAACATGGCTGCCGCACTTTACTTAAAAAAGGCAACAGCGAGGTACTGGCTATTTTTGGCTTTAACAATGCTTTAGCTATTACCACCGGAGGTTTTACCTTAGATAAAACCTCGTTGACCATTGGCGAAGATGTAAATTTTTCTTTTACTATTTTAAGCCAAGAAGCCGCTAAAGTGAGGCTGGAGTATACTGTAGATTATGTTAAGGCAAATGGTAAAACCAGCCGTAAAATTTTTCAAATATCTGAAGTTACGTTAAAAGCAGGTGAAGACAAGCTTTACAGCAAAAACCACTCCTTTGCT
Coding sequences:
- a CDS encoding DNA alkylation repair protein, with protein sequence MSELLKDMYNHKSLSQLAANIKTVYNLFKAEEFLKSTMDESWVNLELKARGRQICLNLGKYLPANYPDALKVIDDVLASHNDWVNGFFGVIFADFVEVYGQAEENWDISMAALARYTQYGSAEFAVRPFIINYEERMLAQMLAWARHENEHIRRLASEGCRPALPWGQALTKYKKDPAPILPILEQLKADPSLYVRKSVANNLNDISKTHPALVAKLAKEWYGDNERTNWIVKHGCRTLLKKGNSEVLAIFGFNNALAITTGGFTLDKTSLTIGEDVNFSFTILSQEAAKVRLEYTVDYVKANGKTSRKIFQISEVTLKAGEDKLYSKNHSFANLSTRKHYPGVHTLTLIVNGVERVSLDIELIE